Part of the Echeneis naucrates chromosome 1, fEcheNa1.1, whole genome shotgun sequence genome, GTCTGTTaaagaagcagagaagaagaagcttcGTTAAGTCTCACTTAGTCATTTCGTGTCTGACAGCTCAGTCAGTGAGCTGCTGATTTGAATCTGGTGCATGCACTGACATCTGGACAGTGTTTGTTAAAGGTTCATGtctccttgtttcctgttttgtgatTTGAAGTTGATGTTTATTTTAGTGTGTGATTTAGAAACTGTCCGCGCTGCCTGTTATGATTGGCTCTTTATCTCTGTGGTTGTTAGGAAACTACGGAGCCTCAGACATGACACGGGGGGGGGGAAGATATAACGTgtgcacaaaataaatataaattgccATGAGGCGCATTTCTAACAATTTAGTTTGACTCTATTGCTGTCACCTTTTTTCTGCTGACTTTATGGGTTCATCAGACAAAATTTTAAGAAACAAGCAAAACGCTTTCAAACTTTACATGTAAAGTGAGCTGTAACTAACTCGGTGACTGGCTTATGCTTTGTCCATAAGTTAAGAACATCTTTTTGGTTTTGAGGTTGTGAAAAATCACTTTGGTTTCTTATATTTGATATCTATCTGGCGTCCAAGTCGTACCTCCGCTGGTGAGGCAACCTTTTAAATCTCTAATAATGACTCCTTGCAGTGCAAGGCTTTTCAGAATGTCTGTCCATCTGGTTGTTTAGCACCGCTTCCTCTGGTCCTGTTAGAGAAGTGCGTTCTATTTGCTTACCCAGCTGTCCAGGaatgatattaatattattaattaacaGTTAGCATTTGGTGCGCAATTCTGTGAACGCACCGCCGCCTGGGCCTTGGCCTGCTCGTGGTCGTCCAGGCGCCTCTGCAGCTCGGGCAGCTTCTGCTCGGCTTCCTGCAGACACTCACGCAGACGCTGGTTCTCCTGCTCAGCAGCCAACAGATCTCTGTCCGTCTgcgcctgctgctgctgcagccgcaCCACTTCctcctgccaaaataaaagtccttcACATTTCTTTGTGCCCTCTCAGCCTGTGACAGCCGAGTATGGGAGCCTGTAGGGGTCAGTTCTCAGAGATAATGGGACACGGAGCAGGTGGACACTAGCTGATGAAGCACTGAACTGTGGGAAATGTAGGTTTCTGGGGTTTAGACACATTTCAAGTTACTGGAGCTTCTCCATCAAGTCAAACATCATCACAATGAATCAAAAGAATCTACAATAATTAAActgaatgaggatgatgagctCAGAGCAGCTCTTCCTCTCACCTTCAGTGCGCTCTGTTCCGTCAGCAGCTTGGTCTGGACGGCTGAGTAATACTCCTCGGCTCCTCTCAGAGCTCTGTCGTGATCCTCCATCAAAGCTGCCACTCGACTCTTCATCACATCTTCCAGCTCAATGACCTCTGCCCTCCGCCGCTTCCCCTCCGCTTCCACCTTCGCCTCCATCATCTGATGGTATTTCACCTCAATTTCTGTTCAAAGAGAAGCAGGAACAGTTTATGGACGTGGTATCCAGACTCCTGAGGACCTGGACTGGTGGACTCACCTCTGAGCCTGCTGTCGTAGTCGTTGGtcagctccatcagctccacctgctgctTCTGTTGGAAGAGATCAGACCTGTAGAGATGGAGACGACCAAGGAGCCTCAGACAGACCCGGGCCAGGACTCACCAGTTTCAGCTCCTTGATGCAGGCCTCGTTTTGGAGCCTCTTCTCTCTGAGATCCGCCTCCAGACCCTGCACGGTCCTCTGCAGGCCCAGCTCTGACCGGGTGTTCTGGTTCTGGACCAGTGAAGTGGAGGCCACACTGTCCACCTTCAGCTCGGAGACGGCGTTGTGCTGCTCCGACAGGAAGTGCTTCAGCTTCTGCTTGTACACCTgaatgttggggggggggggggtcagctgAGGCGTTCAGGGACCGGACACGTGGGGAGAAGGAGCAACAGCTCACCGTGATCTCCACCCGGTGTCTCTCCTCCGcctcctgtctgtccttctgtcGGTCCCTCAGCTCCGTCCTCGTCTCCTCCAGGTTCCTCTTGCAGATTTCCCAGAAGGCCTGGATCTTGTCCCGCTCCAGCTGGAAGTAGCTCCTCTCCTCCCGCTCCCTGTCCAGCTCCTCCCGGAGGCGGACTATGTGCTCCTCCAGCTGGGGACACATCagggggacagacagacagtcagagcCCGGACTAAACTCTCCTTTCTTCAACTCTttagtttgatgtttttgtggtcGACATATAAAAACCCGGAAGTCTGAGCCGCTCCAGGCTAAAGCTAAAGTTAGCCGCGTTAGCTCGGACCTGGTCCTTGGACATGTCCTCCGTGGACAGTCCGTCTACCACCGCCGGACTCTTCCCCTTCCCGGCCTTCCTGCTTTTATTCTTCGGCggctggaaaagaaaacaaacatcttagGTGTCTGGGTGATGCTAAGCTAACACATGCTAACAGTTTCACTCACCATCGTCACCCGGGCAACAgactgttagctgttagctgaaCAAACTAAGTGTGAAACAAGAGCCGTTGTCATGACAACGATGTCACGTGATCGgcggttgttttttttggg contains:
- the LOC115061209 gene encoding dynein regulatory complex subunit 4 isoform X2; translated protein: MPPKNKSRKAGKGKSPAVVDGLSTEDMSKDQLEEHIVRLREELDREREERSYFQLERDKIQAFWEICKRNLEETRTELRDRQKDRQEAEERHRVEITVYKQKLKHFLSEQHNAVSELKVDSVASTSLVQNQNTRSELGLQRTVQGLEADLREKRLQNEACIKELKLKQQVELMELTNDYDSRLREIEVKYHQMMEAKVEAEGKRRRAEVIELEDVMKSRVAALMEDHDRALRGAEEYYSAVQTKLLTEQSALKEEVVRLQQQQAQTDRDLLAAEQENQRLRECLQEAEQKLPELQRRLDDHEQAKAQAATNRAQLKVTERELRDLSVEHELLLQAFQKVQRERDELLREQTAAILAVQQKSGMKELLLEKKLAALTETLERKEAQLCAALSASAVVHPTTSSSATNRLQGSLSDTGDEAAAGLWWFMLLWTKTWTCFSRL
- the LOC115061209 gene encoding dynein regulatory complex subunit 4 isoform X1; its protein translation is MPPKNKSRKAGKGKSPAVVDGLSTEDMSKDQLEEHIVRLREELDREREERSYFQLERDKIQAFWEICKRNLEETRTELRDRQKDRQEAEERHRVEITVYKQKLKHFLSEQHNAVSELKVDSVASTSLVQNQNTRSELGLQRTVQGLEADLREKRLQNEACIKELKLKQQVELMELTNDYDSRLREIEVKYHQMMEAKVEAEGKRRRAEVIELEDVMKSRVAALMEDHDRALRGAEEYYSAVQTKLLTEQSALKEEVVRLQQQQAQTDRDLLAAEQENQRLRECLQEAEQKLPELQRRLDDHEQAKAQAATNRAQLKVTERELRDLSVEHELLLQAFQKVQRERDELLREQTAAILAVQQKSGMKELLLEKKLAALTETLERKEAQLCAALSASAVVHPTTSSSATNRLQEILDSKQATISTLQQDLVRECQEYDTLLHACTERLKELNVPQHNFPFMSAEQILNGLDPKN